CACCGCACGCACTGCGACACGCCGCGGAATGCGGATGGATCACCGCACAACGCCGCGGCGGACACGCAGGAGGACTACCCCAGCGGCGTCGCCTGCCTGGAAGGCTACCAGCGCGACACCTCCCCCGGCGGCGCTCACAAGCTGCGGGAAATGCCGAAGCATGATGTATTTTCGCACTCGGCGGATGCGTTCAGGACCTTCGCAGAGGCGTGGAGGCGGGGCCTGGTGGGGGCGGTGGGTGGTGGGATGGAGAGGGTTCCGCGGGCGGTGGGGAGGGTAAGGGGGAGGTGATGGCAATTACCTTTATTTTCGGCTATTTTCGTTTATTTCGACTATACGCGGTAGCGGAACGGTGTAGTATTTGTATACGAAGATGATCTCGAACCTCCAGGAAAGGCGGCTCAGTGCCCAACAACTCAGCGGAAAAGACCGCGGACGTCTGGACATGCTGGCGGCGGCCATGAACCAGAAAGGAGTCCCCGCTCTGGTCGGAAGCTCCGGCGAGCAACTGCAGCTTCCGGATGCGATCTATAAGGTTCTACGCCAGATCGTGAACGGAATGCGCGAAGGCCGCGCCATGCTCCTGATACCCGAAAATGAGGTGCTGACCACCCAGGCGGCGGCGGATCATCTCGGGGTTTCCCGTCCGCATCTCGTCAGTCTCTTGGAGAACGGGGAGATCCCCTATCACACCGTCGGGACGCATCGGAGGGTTCAGTTCGGCGATGTCGCCGCCTATGGCGCGAAGCGGGACCAGGAACGGCGGCACGCTCTGGACGACATCACAAGGATGACCTCCGAGGCAGGATACTACGATCAGGAGCCGCAGGATGAAGGCTGACTTCGCCGTGGTGCTGGACGCCTGTGTGCTGGCCAACATCAGCGTCTGTGACCTGCTGTTACGTCTCGCGGAAACGCCGAGACTTTATCTCCCCTACTGGTCGGAAATCATTCTCGACGAAACGCAACGTGCTCATGGCAAGC
The sequence above is drawn from the Akkermansiaceae bacterium genome and encodes:
- a CDS encoding excisionase family DNA-binding protein, with protein sequence MISNLQERRLSAQQLSGKDRGRLDMLAAAMNQKGVPALVGSSGEQLQLPDAIYKVLRQIVNGMREGRAMLLIPENEVLTTQAAADHLGVSRPHLVSLLENGEIPYHTVGTHRRVQFGDVAAYGAKRDQERRHALDDITRMTSEAGYYDQEPQDEG